The sequence ACTGATCAAACCCTACCATGCATTGCACCTAGATTATTTAAAGTTGTCTGAAGCGGAACCACCTTTTGAGTATAGGAAAATATACTATTCAAACAAGTGATTATTCAGTGTTAGGTCCGGTTACGCCATGGTGCGTGCTATACGCTTAAACGAGCCTGATTTTGCTTTTTATGTGCTTGCAAGTTATGGGTTGAATAAAAAGTTTGCGCAAAAGTGCATGTTGCAGCCAATGTTTGTTGAATTTTTGGCGTATTTAGTGATCTGATGAGGCTAATTACCCCTATTACATATAGATGATTAATGGATTTGTTAAAGATGATTGAAGTTGAGCAACTGTGTAAGTCTCTTACCTTGGGTGAGCAGACCTTGGATATCCTATCCAACGTGAATCTCTCGGTGGCAGCAGGGGAGACGATTGCCATTGTTGGCAAAAGTGGTTCGGGTAAATCTACCTTGTTAAGTTTGTTAGCTGGGCTGGATCAAGCCACAAGCGGCCATGTGCGCATTAAAGGCCAAGACTTGTCACAGATGAGTGAAGATGGGCGAGCCGCGGTGCGCAAAGAGCATGTGGGCTTTGTATTTCAAAACTTCCAACTACTCCCACATTTAAGTGCGTTAGATAATGTCATGTTGCCACTGGAATTAACTGGTGATGTCCATGCTAAAACCAAAGCCATGAGCTGGCTTGAAAAAGTGGGCCTTTGTGAGCGCTTAGATCATCAACCCAATCAATTAAGTGGCGGT is a genomic window of Bermanella sp. WJH001 containing:
- a CDS encoding ABC transporter ATP-binding protein — translated: MIEVEQLCKSLTLGEQTLDILSNVNLSVAAGETIAIVGKSGSGKSTLLSLLAGLDQATSGHVRIKGQDLSQMSEDGRAAVRKEHVGFVFQNFQLLPHLSALDNVMLPLELTGDVHAKTKAMSWLEKVGLCERLDHQPNQLSGGEQQRVAIARAFACEPDVLFADEPTGNLDEHTGEKIEDLLFDLNAQLNTTLVLVTHDETLAKRCQRQVHLIDGKLIETVTSDSVTL